A window from Montipora capricornis isolate CH-2021 chromosome 7, ASM3666992v2, whole genome shotgun sequence encodes these proteins:
- the LOC138057152 gene encoding E3 ubiquitin-protein ligase TRIM71-like, with the protein MDIPKLLFNLREEASCPVCQDILRDPRYLPCLHSFCLHCLIKWHRASGGQVDLRCPKCQGRCRVPASGDLKDLPTSFFLSGFIDALAIKESDKTQVTCGNCDKKSSKTSYCFEYCKFYCDECLIGHNIMRGYKDHRVLAVKDFQEKDYEVVVKRPVFCSRKGHEKEELKFFCKICPENSVCQTCVILDHAGHKVTLIQEEAEAQKIELAGLIQTARDNLHAKVKMVTQIDEEYAQLVQRSEDMLRDVDVFVDNLMRMLQEERQNIKAAVENETKKSLENLTTKKTAIQQEIKEMESALEKAEKLLTQSSDAELVQLKKPLQTILERVVKPVERDPASLFELVFVENNKILETINSEGIGILKSPTDAKESGVEGKGLCEGTVGREAQFILTTRNAATKQCYNKNDNVTIDLRDERGQECITTSLVNDNKDGTYKIKYSPTSDGKINLSVKVNGQHIRGSPFPVLIKSFNVNPVLSFGKQGSHNGMFLCPRGVAVYSRDQIAVTSNHKVQIFDCKGNFLRSFGRLGSDKGQFQHPRGIAFGKDSNIFVADWGNHRIQIFNEEGRYLGMFGGTGSLDSQLKNPWGLSLDSNSNIIVSDWGNKFIKFFSPDGKFLRKIGGPSSLSGPARCVQSGDYLIVSDICDHSVKVFTQEGDYKYQFGTGGTRNGELVNPSCLSVTKSGHVLVCDKGNHRVQVFELNGKFVGKFGKEGSSLGEFKYPFSVALLSNGQIVVSDNDNHRIQIFHEP; encoded by the coding sequence ATGGATATCCCAAAGTTGCTTTTCAATCTTCGCGAAGAAGCCTCGTGTCCGGTGTGTCAAGACATCCTTAGAGATCCAAGATACCTTCCATGTTTGCACAGTTTCTGTCTGCACTGTTTGATCAAATGGCATCGAGCAAGTGGTGGTCAAGTTGATCTGAGGTGTCCGAAATGCCAAGGCCGCTGTAGAGTTCCTGCAAGCGGTGATTTGAAAGATCTTCCCACAAGCTTTTTTCTCAGCGGCTTCATCGATGCCCTAGCTATTAAAGAATCTGACAAGACGCAAGTAACATGCGGAAACTGCGATAAGAAAAGCTCTAAAACCTCGTACTGCTTCGAGTATTGCAAGTTTTATTGTGATGAGTGTTTGATTGGGCACAACATCATGCGAGGCTACAAAGATCACCGCGTTCTGGCCGTGAAAGATTTTCAAGAAAAAGACTATGAGGTAGTAGTGAAACGACCCGTGTTTTGCTCAAGGAAGGGACATGAGAAAGAAGAGCTAAAGttcttttgcaaaatttgtcCCGAAAACTCAGTTTGTCAAACTTGTGTCATCTTAGATCACGCAGGACACAAAGTAACATTAATACAAGAGGAAGCCGAAGCTCAAAAGATCGAGTTAGCAGGTCTAATTCAAACGGCAAGAGACAACTTGCACGCAAAGGTGAAGATGGTCACTCAAATTGACGAGGAGTACGCTCAGCTTGTTCAACGAAGCGAAGACATGCTAAGAGACGTCGATGTTTTTGTTGATAACTTAATGAGAATGCTTCAAGAGGAAAGGCAAAATATCAAGGCAGCAGTGGAAAACGAAACCAAGAAATCGCTGGAGAATCtaacgaccaaaaaaacagcAATTCAACAGGAAATTAAGGAGATGGAATCAGCGCTGGAAAAAGCCGAGAAACTTTTAACACAAAGCTCAGACGCCGAGTTGGTTCAACTAAAGAAACCATTGCAAACCATTCTAGAACGGGTAGTGAAGCCAGTTGAGCGCGATCCTGCAAGCCTGTTTGAATTAGTTTTCGTGGAAAATAACAAGATCCTGGAGACAATCAACAGCGAAGGCATTGGTATTTTGAAATCTCCAACTGATGCAAAGGAATCTGGTGTCGAAGGCAAAGGACTTTGTGAAGGAACTGTTGGGCGTGAAGCTCAATTCATTTTAACGACAAGAAACGCGGCTACAAAACAATGCTACAATAAGAATGACAATGTAACGATAGACTTGAGAGACGAGCGAGGGCAGGAATGCATAACCACATCTCTTGTTAATGATAACAAAGACGGGACCTACAAAATCAAGTATTCTCCTACATCTGACGGTAAAATCAATTTGTCAGTTAAGGTAAACGGGCAACATATTCGCGGTAGCCCTTTTCCTGTTTTAATTAAATCTTTCAATGTCAATCCTGTTTTATCTTTTGGAAAACAAGGCTCGCATAATGGAATGTTTCTTTGTCCTCGAGGGGTCGCAGTTTATTCTAGGGATCAAATCGCAGTCACTTCCAATCACAAGGTGCAGATATTTGACTGTAAGGGCAATTTTCTTAGATCCTTTGGTCGTCTTGGTAGCGACAAGGGACAGTTTCAACACCCTAGAGGAATAGCTTTTGGTAAAGATAGCAATATTTTTGTTGCAGACTGGGGAAACCATCGAATCCAAATTTTTAATGAGGAGGGGAGGTACTTGGGTATGTTTGGTGGGACAGGAAGCCTTGATAGCCAGCTTAAGAATCCTTGGGGTTTATCATTGGATTCCAATAGCAATATTATTGTTAGCGATTGGGGAAACAAATTCATTAAGTTCTTTTCCCCTGATGGAAAGTTTCTAAGAAAGATAGGTGGACCCAGTTCTCTTAGTGGTCCTGCTCGTTGTGTTCAATCTGGTGATTATCTCATTGTGTCAGACATTTGTGATCACAGTGTGAAAGTATTCACCCAGGAGGGGGACTATAAGTATCAGTTTGGCACAGGAGGGACGAGAAATGGAGAGCTCGTTAATCCCTCTTGTTTGTCAGTAACTAAATCAGGACATGTACTTGTCTGTGATAAGGGTAATCATAGAGTGCAAGTTTTTGAACTGAATGGTAAGTTTGTTGGTAAGTTTGGAAAAGAGGGCAGCAGCTTAGGAGAGTTTAAGTATCCATTCTCAGTAGCACTCCTCAGTAATGGCCAAATTGTTGTGTCTGACAATGATAATCATCGCATTCAAATATTTCATGAACCTTGA